From Candidatus Sphingomonas colombiensis, one genomic window encodes:
- the glpX gene encoding class II fructose-bisphosphatase: MPKASQVLDRVLVLEMVRVTEAAAIGASTLVGRGDEKAADAAAVEAMREALNSLDMDGTVVIGEGERDEAPMLFIGEKVGTGNGPKIDIALDPLEGTTICAKSGPNSLAVLAIAEAGGLLNAPDVYMDKLAIGPGYPEGVLDLDKTPTENIKAIAAAKGVEPHEIMACVLDRPRHEKLIAELRSIGCGVVLIGDGDVAGVIATTDPDTTIDVYMGSGGAPEGVLACAALRCVGGQFKGRLLFRNDDERARARKWGITDLDRQYDLKDLAKGDCIFAATGVTDGSLLEGVKRRGNHMTTESVVMRASSGTVRWVKGEHRIER; the protein is encoded by the coding sequence ATGCCCAAAGCCAGTCAGGTTCTCGATCGCGTCCTCGTGCTCGAAATGGTTCGCGTCACCGAAGCCGCCGCGATCGGCGCCTCCACGCTCGTCGGGCGTGGGGATGAGAAGGCCGCCGATGCCGCCGCCGTGGAGGCGATGCGCGAGGCGCTCAACAGCCTCGACATGGACGGCACCGTCGTGATCGGCGAGGGCGAGCGCGACGAGGCGCCGATGCTGTTCATCGGCGAGAAGGTCGGCACCGGCAACGGCCCGAAGATCGATATCGCGCTCGATCCGCTGGAAGGCACGACGATCTGCGCCAAATCCGGCCCCAACAGCCTTGCCGTGCTGGCGATCGCGGAAGCCGGCGGCCTGCTCAACGCACCCGATGTTTACATGGACAAGCTGGCAATCGGGCCGGGCTATCCCGAGGGCGTGCTCGATCTCGACAAGACGCCGACCGAGAACATCAAGGCGATCGCCGCCGCCAAGGGCGTCGAGCCGCATGAGATTATGGCCTGCGTGCTCGATCGTCCGCGCCACGAGAAGCTGATCGCCGAACTGCGCTCGATCGGCTGCGGCGTGGTGCTGATCGGCGATGGCGACGTGGCGGGCGTGATCGCCACCACGGATCCGGACACGACGATCGACGTCTATATGGGATCGGGCGGCGCGCCGGAGGGCGTGCTGGCCTGTGCCGCGCTGCGCTGCGTCGGTGGGCAGTTCAAGGGCCGCCTGCTGTTCCGCAACGACGACGAGCGCGCCCGCGCCCGCAAATGGGGCATCACCGATCTCGATCGTCAGTATGATCTCAAGGATCTGGCGAAGGGCGATTGCATCTTCGCCGCGACCGGCGTGACCGATGGTTCGCTGCTGGAAGGCGTGAAGCGCCGTGGCAACCACATGACCACCGAGAGCGTGGTGATGCGCGCCTCTTCCGGCACGGTACGCTGGGTGAAGGGCGAACATCGCATCGAGCGGTGA
- a CDS encoding CPBP family intramembrane metalloprotease, with translation MIAALLLAALLAMSWYVRRRLALNFGHGRSGAYLAVALRQIGGFAAPALIALTLAGEWRALRRMPESFARLAETYGIAGWVVPGDGWTLLIGAVGGSALGAGIAFIQWRRRGSRGPMFGELGWLLPRDRADLGWGLLLSLVAGVAEEVFFRLAVPLLVALATGSALAGFILSALMFAAAHRYQGMAGVIATGAMGIVFTALYLTTGALWLAIAAHIVVDLNSLVIRPAITGAWRA, from the coding sequence ATGATCGCGGCGCTGCTGCTCGCCGCGCTGCTGGCGATGAGCTGGTATGTGCGGCGACGGCTGGCGCTGAATTTCGGGCACGGGCGTTCGGGCGCCTATCTGGCGGTGGCGCTGCGGCAGATCGGCGGTTTCGCCGCGCCCGCGCTGATCGCGTTGACACTGGCGGGCGAGTGGCGCGCGCTCCGCCGGATGCCCGAGAGTTTCGCACGTCTGGCCGAGACCTACGGCATCGCGGGGTGGGTCGTACCGGGTGATGGCTGGACGCTGCTGATCGGCGCGGTCGGCGGCAGTGCGCTCGGCGCGGGAATCGCCTTTATCCAATGGCGCCGTCGCGGCAGCCGTGGGCCGATGTTCGGCGAACTCGGCTGGCTGCTCCCACGCGATCGAGCCGATCTTGGCTGGGGGCTATTGCTCTCGCTTGTCGCCGGCGTGGCGGAGGAAGTGTTCTTTCGCCTCGCGGTGCCGCTGCTCGTCGCGCTGGCGACGGGGAGCGCGCTTGCCGGTTTCATCCTTTCCGCGCTGATGTTTGCCGCGGCGCACCGCTATCAGGGAATGGCCGGGGTGATCGCGACGGGGGCGATGGGCATCGTCTTCACCGCCCTCTATCTGACGACCGGGGCACTGTGGCTCGCGATCGCCGCGCACATCGTGGTCGATCTCAACAGCCTGGTGATCCGGCCCGCGATCACCGGCGCATGGAGGGCTTGA
- a CDS encoding long-chain-fatty-acid--CoA ligase, with protein sequence MIDLEAIQCLSDIPAAQANARGDQVAVLFEGRPTSFAELNTQTDAVARALIAGGATPGDRIAVLTKNHPRWFPVFFGSGRARTCLVPVNWRLSVPEATFILSDCAPTHLFVGEDFFAEALETVAGMERRPQLIALYGEHPDFVSFEAWLARGAETAVAERPSLDDDVLQLYTSGTTGRPKGVVLTNRNYRRFMEMAEQVDGFAYEAGRTMMVVMPLFHVAGANLGFSGLAQGCRIVLVKDFVAADAIGIMLEHEVSYAFLAPAIILMLLQAPEIAGRTFPQLRNIAYGASPISEDVLARAQAVFGCDFVQFYGMTESAGSGSYLSPSAHRAGGLLKSCGKPWPGVEMAIVDADGNALPAGGIGEIVIRGDIVMKGYWNRAEATAEALAGGWLHTGDAGYMDADGHFFVHDRMKDMIVSGGENVYPAEVENAIAGCPGVADVAVIGVPDEKWGEAVKALIVADGEAPTPEAVIAWAKARIAPYKAPKTVDIVEALPRNPSGKVLRRELRAQYWAGRDRAVG encoded by the coding sequence ATGATCGATCTCGAAGCCATCCAGTGCCTTTCGGACATTCCTGCCGCGCAGGCCAATGCGCGCGGCGATCAGGTGGCGGTGCTGTTCGAAGGCCGGCCGACGAGCTTCGCCGAGTTGAACACGCAAACCGACGCGGTGGCCCGCGCGCTGATCGCGGGCGGCGCGACCCCGGGTGACCGGATCGCGGTGCTTACCAAGAATCATCCGCGATGGTTTCCCGTGTTCTTCGGATCGGGCCGGGCGCGCACCTGCCTCGTGCCGGTCAACTGGCGGCTTTCGGTTCCCGAGGCGACGTTCATCCTGTCTGACTGCGCGCCGACGCATTTGTTCGTCGGCGAGGATTTCTTCGCCGAGGCGCTGGAGACGGTGGCGGGGATGGAGCGCCGCCCGCAATTGATCGCGCTTTATGGCGAGCATCCCGATTTCGTCTCGTTCGAAGCGTGGCTGGCGCGCGGGGCGGAGACGGCGGTGGCCGAACGGCCGTCGCTGGATGACGATGTGCTCCAGCTCTACACCAGCGGCACGACCGGGCGACCGAAGGGCGTGGTGCTCACCAACCGCAACTATCGCCGCTTCATGGAAATGGCCGAGCAGGTCGACGGCTTCGCTTATGAGGCGGGGCGCACGATGATGGTCGTCATGCCGCTGTTCCACGTGGCCGGGGCCAATCTGGGCTTTTCCGGGCTGGCCCAGGGTTGCCGCATCGTGCTGGTCAAGGATTTCGTGGCCGCCGACGCGATCGGGATCATGCTGGAGCACGAGGTGAGCTATGCGTTCCTCGCGCCCGCGATCATCCTGATGTTGTTGCAGGCGCCTGAGATCGCGGGCCGAACCTTCCCGCAATTGCGCAACATCGCTTATGGCGCCTCGCCGATATCGGAGGATGTGCTGGCGCGGGCGCAGGCCGTGTTCGGCTGCGATTTCGTGCAATTCTACGGCATGACCGAATCCGCCGGCTCGGGTTCCTATCTCTCGCCATCGGCGCATCGCGCGGGCGGATTGCTCAAATCATGCGGCAAGCCATGGCCGGGCGTGGAAATGGCGATCGTCGATGCCGATGGAAACGCGCTGCCGGCGGGCGGGATCGGCGAGATCGTCATCCGTGGCGATATCGTCATGAAAGGTTATTGGAACCGGGCGGAGGCGACAGCAGAGGCGCTGGCCGGCGGCTGGCTCCACACCGGCGACGCGGGTTATATGGACGCGGATGGGCATTTCTTCGTCCATGACCGCATGAAGGACATGATCGTTTCGGGCGGTGAGAACGTCTATCCCGCCGAGGTGGAGAATGCGATCGCCGGTTGCCCCGGCGTGGCCGATGTCGCGGTGATCGGCGTGCCTGACGAGAAATGGGGCGAAGCGGTGAAGGCGCTGATCGTCGCGGACGGCGAGGCGCCGACTCCGGAAGCCGTGATCGCCTGGGCGAAGGCGCGGATCGCGCCATATAAGGCGCCAAAGACGGTCGATATCGTTGAAGCGCTGCCCCGTAACCCTTCCGGAAAGGTGCTGCGGCGCGAATTGCGCGCGCAATATTGGGCGGGGCGCGATCGCGCGGTCGGATAG
- a CDS encoding chorismate mutase: MPDDVLKGYRKSIDNIDAALVCLLAERFKVTQAVGRHKATAGLPPADPGREEAQIARLRQLAEEAELDPEFSEKFLRFIIDEVIRHHEQLRS, translated from the coding sequence ATGCCGGACGACGTGCTGAAGGGTTATCGCAAGAGCATCGACAATATCGATGCGGCGCTCGTCTGCCTGCTCGCCGAACGCTTCAAGGTCACCCAGGCGGTCGGCCGGCACAAGGCGACCGCCGGGCTGCCCCCGGCCGATCCCGGCCGGGAGGAGGCGCAGATCGCGCGGCTGCGTCAGTTGGCGGAGGAAGCGGAGCTGGACCCTGAGTTCAGCGAGAAATTCCTGCGTTTCATCATCGACGAGGTGATCCGCCACCACGAACAATTGCGCAGCTGA
- a CDS encoding polyprenyl synthetase family protein, with protein sequence MSATIHRLADRAPSLEPMIELVAGDMNLVNAAILDRMQSQIPLIPELAGHLIAGGGKRMRPMLTLASARLLGYMGTRHHRLAAAVEFIHTATLLHDDVVDGSDLRRGKRTANLIWGNPASVLVGDFLFSRSFELMVEDGSLKVLKILSNASAVIAEGEVNQLTAARRIDLGEERYLDIINAKTAALFAAACRISAVVAERPEEEEAALDAYGRNLGIAFQLVDDAIDYVSDAGTMGKDAGDDFREGKMTLPVILAYARGSETDRKFWKDAIEGRRDSDEDFLHAVELVRTTRAVDDTLARARHYGQRAIDALGPFASGKAKEAMVEAVEFAIARAY encoded by the coding sequence ATGAGTGCCACTATTCACCGTCTGGCCGACCGGGCCCCTTCGCTCGAACCGATGATCGAACTGGTCGCGGGCGATATGAACCTCGTCAACGCCGCGATCCTCGATCGCATGCAATCTCAGATACCGCTGATTCCCGAGCTGGCCGGCCATCTGATCGCGGGCGGTGGCAAGCGCATGCGCCCGATGCTGACGCTCGCGAGTGCGCGGCTGCTCGGCTATATGGGCACGCGGCATCACCGGCTCGCGGCGGCGGTGGAGTTCATCCACACCGCGACGTTGCTGCACGACGATGTGGTCGATGGATCGGACCTGCGGCGCGGCAAGCGCACCGCGAACCTGATCTGGGGCAATCCCGCCAGCGTGCTGGTCGGTGATTTCCTGTTCAGCCGCAGCTTTGAACTGATGGTGGAAGACGGCAGCCTCAAGGTGCTGAAAATCCTATCCAATGCCAGCGCGGTGATCGCGGAGGGCGAGGTGAACCAGCTTACCGCCGCGCGGCGGATCGATCTGGGCGAGGAGCGTTATCTTGACATCATCAATGCCAAGACGGCCGCGCTGTTCGCCGCAGCCTGCCGCATCTCCGCCGTCGTGGCGGAGCGGCCGGAAGAGGAGGAGGCCGCGCTCGACGCTTATGGCCGCAACCTCGGCATCGCGTTCCAGCTTGTCGATGATGCGATCGATTATGTTTCCGACGCGGGCACGATGGGCAAGGACGCGGGCGACGATTTCCGCGAGGGCAAAATGACGCTGCCGGTGATCCTCGCTTATGCGCGCGGATCGGAAACCGACCGCAAGTTCTGGAAGGACGCGATCGAGGGCCGCCGCGACAGCGACGAGGATTTCCTCCACGCGGTCGAACTGGTCCGCACCACCCGCGCGGTGGACGATACGCTGGCACGCGCGCGTCATTACGGCCAGCGCGCGATCGACGCGCTCGGCCCGTTCGCATCGGGCAAGGCCAAGGAAGCGATGGTCGAGGCGGTCGAGTTCGCGATCGCGCGGGCTTATTGA
- a CDS encoding glycosyltransferase — MLRVLTLSSLFPDASRPNFGVFVERQTLGLAAHPDVALTVVAPVGLPPWPLDRHPHYHALAALPAREQWKGVEVLRPRFTVLPGTGGRFHANAMRRAVRQAIGARAFDVIDASFFFPDGPAAVALARELGVPVSIKARGADIHHWGHAPGTARQVRAAGLAADGLLAVSQAMVGDMAGIGIPAEKVRVHHTGVDLARFAPVDRAAAKAALGVSGALVVSVGALIPRKGHDIVIDAVARLDGVSLLIAGEGAARAALETQIARAGLGDRVRLLGSVPHGDLPALIAAADVMALASASEGLANAWVEALACGTPIVISPAGGAHEVVTAPPAGQVVPREAGAFAAAIGELLAVPPSLEAVRAHALRFTWEANTAALYAHLAGLVAARQSSG; from the coding sequence ATGTTGCGCGTGCTGACCCTTTCCTCGCTGTTCCCGGATGCGTCGCGGCCCAATTTCGGGGTGTTTGTCGAGCGGCAGACGCTGGGGCTGGCCGCGCATCCGGATGTGGCGCTGACGGTGGTCGCGCCGGTCGGATTGCCGCCATGGCCGCTTGATCGCCATCCGCATTATCACGCGCTCGCGGCACTCCCGGCGCGGGAGCAATGGAAGGGCGTGGAGGTGCTGCGGCCGCGCTTCACCGTGCTCCCAGGCACCGGCGGGCGGTTTCACGCAAATGCGATGCGGCGCGCGGTGCGACAGGCGATCGGAGCGCGCGCGTTCGATGTGATCGACGCGTCGTTCTTCTTCCCGGATGGGCCGGCGGCGGTGGCGCTCGCGCGGGAGCTTGGCGTGCCGGTGTCGATCAAGGCGCGCGGGGCGGATATCCATCACTGGGGGCATGCACCGGGGACGGCGCGACAGGTGCGCGCGGCGGGGCTGGCCGCGGATGGCCTGCTCGCGGTGTCGCAGGCGATGGTCGGCGACATGGCGGGGATCGGCATTCCGGCGGAAAAGGTGCGGGTGCACCACACCGGGGTCGATCTCGCGCGGTTCGCGCCGGTCGATCGCGCGGCAGCGAAAGCGGCGCTGGGTGTCAGCGGCGCGCTCGTCGTGTCGGTCGGCGCGCTGATCCCGCGCAAGGGGCACGATATCGTGATCGACGCGGTGGCGCGACTCGACGGCGTGAGCTTGCTGATCGCTGGCGAGGGCGCGGCGCGCGCGGCGCTTGAAACGCAGATCGCGCGAGCAGGGCTGGGGGATCGCGTGCGGTTGCTCGGATCGGTGCCACATGGCGATCTGCCCGCGTTGATCGCGGCGGCGGATGTGATGGCGCTGGCCTCGGCGTCCGAAGGGCTGGCGAATGCCTGGGTCGAGGCGCTCGCCTGCGGCACCCCGATCGTGATTTCCCCCGCGGGCGGCGCCCACGAAGTGGTGACCGCGCCCCCAGCCGGACAGGTGGTGCCGCGCGAGGCGGGGGCGTTCGCTGCGGCGATCGGGGAATTGCTTGCTGTGCCGCCATCGCTCGAGGCGGTGCGTGCGCACGCGCTGCGCTTTACGTGGGAGGCGAATACGGCGGCGCTCTATGCGCATCTCGCGGGATTGGTCGCGGCGCGTCAGTCCAGCGGATAG
- a CDS encoding Mth938-like domain-containing protein has translation MKLERTRDAAGPIIKGIGPAGFRTDDGTFPALMMTVDSVAAWSPPPLADLTADDLAPLVAVAPEFILLGTGDDLSRPPRALVTWLEERGIGIEPMDSRAAARTWGVLRGEGRQIAAALYPLD, from the coding sequence GTGAAGCTGGAACGTACGCGCGATGCCGCCGGGCCGATCATCAAGGGGATCGGCCCGGCGGGGTTTCGCACCGATGACGGCACTTTCCCCGCGCTGATGATGACGGTGGATTCGGTCGCCGCATGGTCTCCGCCGCCGCTTGCGGATCTCACTGCCGACGATCTCGCCCCGCTCGTCGCCGTCGCGCCGGAGTTCATCCTGCTCGGCACCGGCGACGATCTCTCGCGGCCGCCGCGCGCGCTGGTGACATGGCTGGAGGAGCGCGGGATCGGTATCGAGCCGATGGACAGCCGCGCCGCCGCCCGCACCTGGGGCGTTTTGCGTGGCGAAGGGCGGCAAATCGCCGCCGCGCTCTATCCGCTGGACTGA
- the secF gene encoding protein translocase subunit SecF, with protein sequence MKLLKLVPDDTNIDFVRLRGWAFGLTLFLSILAVGLTFYHGLNFGVDFEGGLMIEEKFATTPDLDKVRKVVDAQGVGDASLQQFGDPRTITIRLPAQQGADEGATNAVVKKVETALAQNFPGATFSRYSTVSGKVSGELIRNGVLAVVLAILGIGLFAIFRFEWQFGISTVVAIVHDLLMTLGFFALTQFEFDLNIVAAVLTIVGYSINDKIVIDDRIRENMRRYRKMDMREIINLSVNETLPRTVMTSVTILLALFALLFLGGHVLRGFTAAMILGIVVGTYSSIYVSSSLLITLGLRAEPPAASPGANDRAERVGPREG encoded by the coding sequence ATGAAACTCCTTAAGCTCGTCCCCGACGATACGAACATCGATTTCGTCCGCCTGCGCGGCTGGGCGTTCGGCCTCACCCTGTTCCTGTCGATCCTCGCGGTCGGCCTCACCTTCTACCACGGCCTCAATTTCGGCGTGGATTTCGAAGGCGGCCTGATGATCGAGGAAAAGTTCGCGACCACGCCCGATCTCGATAAGGTCCGCAAGGTCGTCGATGCGCAGGGCGTGGGCGATGCGTCGCTCCAGCAGTTCGGCGATCCCCGGACGATCACGATCCGCCTGCCCGCGCAGCAGGGCGCCGATGAGGGCGCGACCAACGCCGTCGTCAAAAAGGTGGAAACCGCGCTGGCGCAGAACTTCCCCGGCGCGACGTTCAGCCGCTATTCCACCGTTTCCGGCAAGGTTTCGGGCGAGCTGATCCGCAATGGCGTGCTGGCGGTGGTGCTCGCGATTCTCGGCATCGGCCTGTTCGCGATCTTCCGCTTCGAATGGCAGTTCGGCATCTCCACCGTCGTGGCGATCGTCCACGATCTGCTGATGACGCTTGGCTTTTTCGCGCTGACGCAGTTCGAGTTCGATCTCAATATCGTCGCGGCGGTGCTGACGATTGTCGGCTATTCGATCAACGACAAGATCGTGATCGACGATCGCATCCGCGAAAATATGCGTCGTTATCGCAAGATGGATATGCGCGAGATCATCAACCTGTCGGTGAACGAAACGCTGCCGCGTACGGTGATGACCTCCGTGACGATCCTTCTGGCGTTGTTTGCGCTGCTCTTCCTCGGTGGCCACGTGCTGCGCGGGTTCACCGCGGCGATGATCCTCGGCATCGTGGTCGGCACCTATTCGTCGATCTACGTTTCCTCCTCGCTGCTCATCACGCTCGGCCTGCGTGCCGAGCCGCCGGCCGCCTCGCCGGGCGCCAATGACCGCGCCGAGCGCGTCGGTCCGCGCGAAGGGTGA
- the secD gene encoding protein translocase subunit SecD → MLDFPRWKVLSIWGLLAVLVALAIPSLLPQRLTDQWGHFPHPRINLGLDLAGGSYLLLEADVNDLQSSRLEQMREQVQTEMRRQNPQIEIGDISTREGRLSFLLRDPTQVDAARERLLSITGGGAGMTGQREWDIAVVDTSRFVLTPTTAGLNQAVDRAMGDATEVVRRRIDELGTREPTIIRQGTSRIVVQVPGLQNPQALKDLLGKTAKLEFKLVDPTATPDQLRNKQAPIGSQILPYPNNPSGVPFIAVKRSAIITGDMLTDARQEFSPQTNEPQVAITFDSQGGRRFAKVTQDNVNKPFAIILDNSVISAPNINEPIMGGRASISGSFTVDSANQLAIALRSGKLPVALKVVEESTVGPDLGADSIRAGILASAVAVALVVAFMFVTYGRFGIYANLAVIINVFVIVGVLALIGGTLTLPGIAGFVLTIGTAVDANVLINERIREERHRGRNIVQAVELGYKEASRTIFEANMTHAISGVIMFVLGSGPVKGFAVVLLIGIVTSVFTAVTFTRMLVAQWLRRAKPKTINI, encoded by the coding sequence ATGCTGGACTTCCCGCGCTGGAAGGTCCTGTCGATCTGGGGGCTGCTTGCCGTGCTGGTGGCGCTGGCGATTCCCAGCCTGCTCCCGCAGCGACTGACGGATCAATGGGGCCACTTCCCGCACCCGCGCATCAACCTCGGGCTCGATCTCGCCGGCGGCAGCTATCTGCTGCTCGAAGCGGACGTGAACGATCTCCAGTCGAGCCGGCTGGAGCAGATGCGCGAACAGGTGCAGACGGAAATGCGCCGCCAGAACCCGCAGATCGAGATCGGCGATATCTCGACGCGCGAGGGGCGGCTTTCCTTCCTGCTGCGCGATCCGACGCAGGTCGATGCGGCGCGCGAGCGGCTGCTGTCGATCACCGGCGGCGGCGCGGGCATGACGGGCCAGCGCGAATGGGACATTGCGGTGGTGGATACCAGCCGCTTCGTCCTCACCCCCACGACGGCCGGGCTGAACCAGGCGGTCGATCGTGCGATGGGCGACGCGACCGAAGTGGTTCGCCGTCGTATCGACGAGCTTGGCACGCGTGAACCGACGATCATCCGTCAGGGCACCAGCCGTATCGTCGTGCAGGTACCGGGCTTGCAGAACCCGCAGGCGCTGAAGGATCTGCTCGGCAAGACCGCCAAGCTGGAATTCAAGCTGGTCGATCCGACCGCGACGCCGGATCAGCTTCGCAACAAGCAGGCGCCGATCGGCAGCCAGATCCTGCCCTATCCGAACAATCCCAGCGGCGTGCCGTTTATCGCGGTGAAGCGTTCCGCGATCATCACCGGCGACATGCTGACGGACGCGCGGCAGGAATTCTCGCCGCAGACCAACGAGCCGCAGGTTGCGATCACCTTCGATAGCCAGGGCGGCCGTCGTTTCGCCAAGGTGACGCAGGATAACGTCAACAAGCCATTCGCGATCATCCTCGATAACAGCGTGATCTCGGCTCCGAACATCAACGAGCCGATCATGGGCGGGCGCGCCTCGATCTCGGGCAGCTTCACCGTCGACAGCGCCAACCAGCTCGCGATCGCCTTGCGTTCGGGCAAGCTGCCGGTGGCGCTGAAGGTGGTCGAGGAATCGACCGTCGGGCCTGATCTCGGCGCGGATTCGATCCGGGCCGGCATCCTTGCCTCCGCCGTCGCCGTCGCGCTGGTCGTGGCGTTCATGTTCGTCACCTACGGCCGCTTCGGCATCTATGCGAACCTCGCCGTTATCATCAACGTGTTCGTCATCGTCGGCGTGCTCGCGCTGATCGGCGGCACGCTCACCCTGCCCGGCATCGCCGGCTTCGTGCTGACGATCGGCACCGCGGTGGACGCCAACGTGCTGATCAACGAGCGTATCCGTGAGGAACGACATCGCGGGCGCAACATCGTGCAGGCGGTGGAATTGGGCTATAAGGAGGCGAGCCGAACGATCTTCGAGGCGAACATGACCCATGCCATCTCCGGCGTTATCATGTTCGTGCTGGGTTCGGGGCCGGTGAAGGGCTTCGCGGTGGTGTTGCTGATCGGCATCGTCACCTCGGTGTTCACTGCCGTCACCTTCACCCGGATGCTTGTGGCGCAGTGGCTTCGCCGCGCTAAGCCCAAGACGATCAATATCTGA
- the yajC gene encoding preprotein translocase subunit YajC encodes MLISPAYAQVAGGAAQQSGIAGFLGLAPLFLVFIVFYFLMIRPQQRRMKALQTAVGSVKKGDSVVTAGGLLGKVTKVEDTVVEVEIAPNTRVRVVKATLAEVTPLGGKPAND; translated from the coding sequence ATGCTCATTTCTCCAGCTTACGCCCAGGTGGCCGGGGGCGCCGCGCAGCAGAGCGGGATCGCCGGATTCCTTGGCCTCGCGCCGCTGTTTCTCGTTTTCATCGTCTTCTATTTCCTGATGATCCGTCCGCAACAACGGCGGATGAAGGCGCTTCAGACCGCGGTCGGCAGCGTGAAGAAGGGCGATTCGGTCGTCACGGCGGGCGGTTTGCTCGGCAAGGTGACCAAGGTGGAAGACACCGTCGTCGAGGTCGAAATCGCGCCCAACACCCGCGTTCGGGTGGTCAAGGCGACGCTGGCGGAAGTCACTCCGCTCGGCGGCAAGCCGGCGAACGACTAA
- a CDS encoding antibiotic biosynthesis monooxygenase: MTILVMGTIRLAAGEGAKAAQLLADHAQTVRAEAGCDEYSFAFDAADPDLIRVAERWASVEALAAHGAAEHQKAFGRALRAHSPQEMAIDAWDGMHWRKLV, encoded by the coding sequence ATGACGATTCTGGTGATGGGAACGATTCGACTGGCTGCGGGTGAAGGCGCGAAAGCGGCGCAACTGCTCGCCGATCACGCGCAAACGGTGCGCGCGGAGGCAGGTTGCGACGAATATAGCTTCGCCTTCGATGCCGCCGATCCCGATCTGATCCGCGTTGCGGAACGCTGGGCGAGCGTGGAGGCGCTGGCGGCGCATGGTGCGGCGGAACATCAGAAGGCATTCGGCCGCGCGCTGCGTGCGCATTCGCCGCAGGAAATGGCGATCGACGCATGGGACGGGATGCATTGGCGCAAGTTGGTGTGA
- a CDS encoding response regulator transcription factor: protein MSKILLVEDDDSTADYISNGLSEAGFVVDRVDNGRDGLFQATDGGYDCIVLDRMLPGLDGMAVLAAVRAAGVSTPVLILSAMSTPEDRVAGLTSGSDDYLTKPFVFAELLARVRLLVRRGQSSGNAPETKLICDDLEMDLLAHRVKRAGKPVDLQPREFRLLEYLLRHVDQVVTRTMLLEGVWDYHFDPGTNVTDVHISRLRKKIDEGFARPLLHTVRGAGYKLGVER from the coding sequence TTGAGCAAGATCCTTTTGGTCGAAGATGACGATTCGACAGCCGATTATATCTCCAACGGATTGAGCGAGGCGGGCTTCGTCGTCGATCGCGTGGACAATGGCCGCGATGGCCTGTTCCAGGCGACCGACGGCGGATATGACTGCATCGTGCTCGATCGCATGCTGCCGGGGCTGGATGGCATGGCCGTGCTGGCAGCCGTCCGCGCGGCGGGGGTGTCGACGCCGGTACTGATCCTGTCCGCAATGAGCACGCCGGAGGATCGCGTCGCCGGGCTCACCTCCGGCTCGGACGATTATCTCACCAAGCCGTTCGTCTTCGCGGAGTTGCTCGCTCGCGTCCGCCTGCTGGTGCGGCGCGGGCAATCAAGCGGCAACGCGCCGGAGACCAAGCTGATCTGCGACGATCTGGAGATGGACCTGCTCGCGCATCGCGTGAAGCGCGCGGGCAAGCCGGTCGACCTCCAGCCACGCGAATTCCGGCTGCTCGAATATCTGTTGCGCCACGTCGATCAGGTGGTGACGCGCACGATGCTGCTCGAGGGTGTGTGGGATTATCATTTCGATCCGGGCACCAACGTGACGGACGTGCATATCAGCCGCCTGCGCAAGAAGATCGACGAGGGCTTCGCGCGGCCGCTGCTCCACACGGTGCGCGGCGCGGGTTATAAGCTGGGCGTCGAGCGATAA